The Sander vitreus isolate 19-12246 chromosome 24, sanVit1, whole genome shotgun sequence genome segment TACTTTTAGCCAAACTGTTACGTAATTGGCTGATTTGCTCATTGATGGTGTCAAGAGCGGGCTGACGTTATACAATTGCAGAAATACTTGAATGTGTCTCTGCCCCCGCTGCAACGTTTAATAAAACAATGCCTACAAAGTAGCTAGTTTCGAAATGATGAGGCAGGACATGTTTATGATATTTTGGAGGAAACATAGACGATGGAAGGAATTCAAATAAGAAATTGACCTCCAGAAGATGGCAGTAATGAATCATTACATTTAAGCCAGCTGCCTTAAAAcgtcaaagaagaagaagaacagaaCTGCGCATGAGTAAAAGAACACTAAAATATGACCATAGTGTAGTTTCTACCTATTTTACAGCATGGCTCTTGTTCCGTACGTAGAAAATTCGTTACCTGTTCTTTCCAAACTCCACAATTCATCAGCACAGTTTCGGTTTGCCAACCACGACCTCCGTCTTGCCCAGGACTGGAAGAAGCTTGGGGTAGCAGCAGTTGTGTGGGATGCGGTAAGTGATAGATTAGTggcaaccatagactgtaaatattagtaCTACTGTTCGTCTTCTTATTTGATTAAATGCATATATGACGTCTGTTTTCCAGGCAGTTGTCATGTGTATGTACCTGGAGATGGGGAAGGTGGAGTTAAAGGGGAAAGGGGTCATTGAACTGGGAGCTGGCACTGGACTGGTAGGCATTGTAGCAGCCCTGCTGGGTGAGTTCACTATCCAATTATAAGGCATGTGagttaaacataaacataagtaTGAATACTGGCCTTGAAGTGTTATCAGTCAGTGTCACATTCTTAAATGTCCTAGGTGCCAAAGTGACCATCACTGACAGAGAGCCTGCCCTGGACTTCCTCTCTGCCAACGTGAAGTCAAACGTGCCCCCAGACTCCCAGGGATCAGTGGTTGTGTCTGAGCTGACTTGGGGGGAGGGCCTTGAACGTTACCCGGCTGGGGGATTTGATCTGGTGCTGGGAGCAGACATTGTTTACCTGGAGGACACCTTTGTGCCACTGCTGCAGACTCTGGAGCACCTGTGTTCGGACACCACTGTGGTGTTACTGGCCTGTAAGATCCGCTACAAGCGGGACACAAACTTTTTAAGCATGCTGAAGCAGCAATTCATAGTTGAAGAGATCTACTATGAGAAACAAAGGGACATCCATGTATATAAATCTTGGAAACTGCCACCTAGGGAGGATTTGTGACCACTGGGTGTCCTAACTGGTCAGTTTTCTTTCATTGACTGCAGTCTTTGTAATACA includes the following:
- the mettl21a gene encoding protein N-lysine methyltransferase METTL21A, whose protein sequence is MALVPYVENSLPVLSKLHNSSAQFRFANHDLRLAQDWKKLGVAAVVWDAAVVMCMYLEMGKVELKGKGVIELGAGTGLVGIVAALLGAKVTITDREPALDFLSANVKSNVPPDSQGSVVVSELTWGEGLERYPAGGFDLVLGADIVYLEDTFVPLLQTLEHLCSDTTVVLLACKIRYKRDTNFLSMLKQQFIVEEIYYEKQRDIHVYKSWKLPPREDL